One Nonomuraea angiospora DNA segment encodes these proteins:
- a CDS encoding VOC family protein — protein sequence MLRGFATISFYAADLEAAKTWYTELLGLEPYYQVPGYIEFRVDDHQHELGIIDARYAPAGATDGPAGSITYWHVDDLEAALDRLIALGAKEHQAIRKHGEGFVTASVIDPFGNVLGVMYNQHYLDMLAR from the coding sequence ATGCTCCGCGGATTCGCCACGATCAGCTTCTACGCAGCCGACCTCGAGGCGGCCAAGACCTGGTACACCGAGCTGCTCGGTCTCGAGCCCTACTACCAGGTGCCGGGCTACATCGAGTTCCGCGTCGACGACCACCAGCACGAGCTGGGCATCATCGATGCCCGCTACGCCCCGGCGGGCGCGACCGACGGGCCCGCGGGCTCGATCACCTACTGGCACGTGGACGACCTGGAGGCCGCCCTCGACCGGCTCATCGCGCTGGGGGCCAAGGAGCACCAGGCGATCAGGAAGCACGGCGAGGGGTTCGTCACCGCGTCCGTGATCGACCCGTTCGGCAACGTCCTCGGCGTCATGTACAACCAGCACTACCTGGACATGCTCGCCAGGTGA
- a CDS encoding GNAT family N-acetyltransferase, translating to MVSIAQETSFDEAEIFQLYDSVGWQPWTRDIARVCRSLVNSHLVLVARDEDGRLLGLARTVSDDELVCYVQELLVDKRFHGQGIGRQLLERLKERYAHCRYFMLTTDHESTPEGAANHAFYRRMGLIEHHEQGLSAFGLRVGNS from the coding sequence GTGGTGAGCATCGCTCAGGAGACGTCGTTCGACGAGGCCGAGATCTTCCAGCTGTACGACTCGGTGGGCTGGCAGCCCTGGACCCGCGACATCGCCAGGGTGTGCCGGAGCCTGGTGAACTCGCACCTCGTCCTCGTCGCCAGGGACGAGGACGGCCGGCTGCTCGGCCTGGCCCGGACGGTCTCCGACGACGAGCTGGTCTGCTACGTGCAGGAGCTTCTCGTCGACAAGAGGTTCCACGGCCAGGGGATCGGGCGGCAGTTGCTGGAGCGCCTGAAGGAGCGCTATGCGCACTGCCGCTACTTCATGCTGACCACCGACCACGAGTCGACCCCCGAGGGGGCCGCCAACCACGCCTTCTACCGGCGGATGGGCCTGATCGAGCACCACGAGCAGGGGTTGTCGGCCTTCGGGCTGAGGGTCGGCAACTCCTGA
- a CDS encoding SGNH/GDSL hydrolase family protein, whose amino-acid sequence MRTVRVTVVLAALTGALVLPGVASATPSSGALAKVHTAGRVKAGGDSLEYSWPGVYFEGRFRGTGVGIVLDDSDNDYEVEVDGSTVATLVTPGRTTYWVNGLTRGTHRVRLVKRTESPWATSAFGGFVAAPGGAILGRPAARHRQIEFIGDSYTVGYGNRSDSRDCTADKVARTTDANLSFGALTARRLNADYQLNAFSGRGMVRNYNGSDPGTDFRTYYDRALLNVEGDVWQNPGTWHPQLVVIGLGINDFSTAINPGEPWTPDTLVAAYRTAYQGFLDKLRARYGPRTTIVVSATYMSNTTVFAQTAQQIVQERNARGDDRIRYWYYSESGLDYLGCHWHPSVHDHRIIADRLGEFIATLPLRW is encoded by the coding sequence GTGCGAACTGTGCGTGTGACCGTGGTCCTGGCCGCATTGACGGGCGCCCTGGTGCTGCCCGGCGTCGCGAGCGCGACCCCCTCGTCCGGCGCCCTCGCCAAGGTGCACACCGCCGGACGCGTCAAGGCCGGCGGGGACTCTCTCGAATACAGCTGGCCCGGCGTCTACTTCGAGGGCCGCTTCCGCGGCACCGGTGTCGGGATCGTCCTCGACGACTCCGACAACGACTACGAGGTCGAGGTCGACGGCTCGACCGTCGCCACCCTGGTGACCCCGGGCCGGACCACGTACTGGGTCAACGGCCTGACCCGGGGCACGCACCGCGTACGGCTGGTCAAACGCACCGAGAGCCCGTGGGCCACCAGCGCCTTCGGCGGCTTCGTCGCCGCCCCCGGCGGCGCGATCCTCGGCAGGCCCGCCGCGCGCCACCGGCAGATCGAGTTCATCGGCGACTCCTACACCGTCGGCTACGGCAACCGCTCCGACAGCCGCGACTGCACCGCCGACAAGGTCGCCCGCACCACCGACGCCAACCTCAGCTTCGGCGCGCTCACCGCGCGCCGCCTCAACGCCGACTACCAGCTCAACGCCTTCTCCGGCCGCGGCATGGTGCGCAACTACAACGGCAGCGACCCCGGCACCGACTTCCGCACCTACTACGACCGGGCCCTGCTGAACGTCGAAGGGGACGTCTGGCAGAACCCGGGCACCTGGCATCCCCAGCTGGTCGTGATCGGCCTGGGCATCAACGACTTCTCCACCGCCATCAACCCGGGCGAACCGTGGACGCCGGACACTCTGGTGGCCGCGTATCGCACCGCATACCAGGGCTTCCTCGACAAGCTCCGGGCCCGGTACGGCCCCCGCACCACCATCGTGGTCAGCGCCACGTACATGTCCAACACCACCGTGTTCGCCCAGACCGCGCAGCAGATCGTCCAGGAGCGCAACGCCAGGGGCGACGACCGGATCCGTTACTGGTACTACAGCGAATCCGGCCTCGACTACCTCGGCTGCC